In the genome of Deltaproteobacteria bacterium, the window AGCTACCAAACCGGTAAGCCCAATCCTCGCAAGGCGATGATGTTGCGTTGGATTTCGGAAGTGCCGGCACCGATGGTCGCCGAGATGCAATCCAGATACCCGACAGGCGCCAGGCCCCTGAAGGGGGTATACTCGGAGCCGCGCGAAAGCAGCCCG includes:
- a CDS encoding acyl-CoA dehydrogenase, whose protein sequence is GLLSRGSEYTPFRGLAPVGYLDCISATIGAGTSEIQRNIIALRGLGLPVW